A stretch of Paenibacillus peoriae DNA encodes these proteins:
- a CDS encoding amino acid ABC transporter ATP-binding protein, which produces MIQIRNIHKSFGSLEVLKGVDVTLGKGKVLVIIGPSGSGKTTFLRCLNLLEIPDQGEIQAGDIALNFAKGTKLRQENILALRKRTGMVFQSYNLFPHMTAAQNVMEGQVTVQKKSKDEARKRALELLKKVGLADKAESYPHQLSGGQQQRVGIARAMAVEPEVLLFDEPTSALDPELVGEVLKVIKQLAAEGMTMVIVTHEMKFAAEVADHVILMDQGVIVEQGTPHEVLEQPTSPRAIQFLNRLSGEVE; this is translated from the coding sequence GTGATCCAAATTCGGAATATACACAAATCGTTCGGCTCGCTGGAAGTGCTTAAGGGTGTTGACGTAACGTTGGGTAAGGGGAAGGTGCTTGTTATCATCGGTCCTTCCGGTTCTGGTAAAACAACGTTTTTACGCTGCTTAAATTTGCTGGAGATTCCTGACCAAGGAGAGATTCAAGCAGGGGATATTGCACTGAATTTTGCGAAAGGAACGAAGCTCCGGCAAGAAAATATTTTGGCGCTGCGCAAGCGGACAGGGATGGTGTTTCAATCCTACAACCTTTTCCCACATATGACAGCAGCACAAAATGTGATGGAGGGACAAGTCACGGTTCAGAAAAAGAGCAAGGACGAAGCGCGCAAACGTGCATTGGAGTTGCTTAAAAAAGTGGGGTTGGCTGATAAAGCCGAATCCTATCCGCATCAGTTATCAGGAGGACAGCAGCAACGTGTCGGTATTGCCCGGGCAATGGCGGTCGAACCTGAGGTACTATTGTTCGACGAGCCGACCTCCGCGCTTGACCCCGAGTTGGTAGGCGAAGTGCTCAAGGTTATAAAACAGCTGGCTGCCGAAGGGATGACGATGGTCATTGTTACCCATGAAATGAAGTTTGCAGCCGAGGTCGCGGACCATGTGATTTTGATGGATCAGGGTGTAATCGTTGAGCAGGGTACGCCGCATGAGGTTCTGGAACAGCCCACCAGTCCACGGGCTATTCAGTTTTTGAATCGTCTGAGCGGGGAAGTGGAATAA
- a CDS encoding amino acid ABC transporter permease, whose translation MDDRQIQIIMDSLLPLLKAGVSFTIPLTLISFALGLVLALITALARLSKWRILKLIFGFYVWVIRGTPLLVQLYIIFYGLPSVGITLDPFIASVIGFTLSVGAYSSEIIRAAIISIQEGQWEAGYSLGMTRWQVLRRIVLPQASRVSVPPLANSFISLVKDTSLAATITYVEMFRTANQIVATTYEPLLVYTEAGVIYLLFSTILTVLQNYLEKRLGRFSVR comes from the coding sequence ATGGATGATCGCCAAATACAAATCATTATGGATTCATTATTGCCTCTGCTAAAAGCAGGGGTTTCTTTTACGATTCCGCTCACGCTTATCTCCTTTGCTCTGGGACTCGTGCTGGCGCTGATTACAGCGTTAGCCCGTCTGTCCAAATGGAGAATACTCAAGCTGATTTTCGGCTTCTATGTATGGGTGATTCGAGGAACTCCGTTGCTGGTGCAATTGTATATTATTTTCTATGGTTTACCTTCCGTAGGTATTACATTGGACCCGTTTATTGCTTCAGTAATCGGTTTTACCCTCAGCGTAGGGGCTTATAGCTCTGAAATTATACGTGCGGCTATCATATCTATTCAGGAAGGCCAATGGGAGGCGGGATACTCCCTGGGGATGACGCGCTGGCAAGTATTGCGACGTATCGTGCTACCGCAAGCATCCCGTGTGTCCGTACCTCCGTTGGCTAATTCATTCATCAGCTTGGTGAAGGATACCTCACTGGCTGCGACCATCACCTATGTGGAAATGTTCAGAACGGCTAACCAGATTGTAGCTACCACATACGAACCGCTATTGGTGTATACCGAGGCGGGGGTTATTTATCTGCTGTTTAGCACTATTTTGACTGTGCTGCAAAATTACCTGGAGAAGCGACTAGGCCGTTTTTCCGTCAGATAA
- a CDS encoding amino acid ABC transporter substrate-binding protein → MKKFSFLPIVLIVMALLVSACGNNDKGASTHNASTGENGSNNGKADTTATATLESVKASGKLRIGMEGTYAPFTYHDAAGKLTGFDVDIATEVSKRLGVQPEFIETQWDGIFAGLNSKRFDTVFNEVSITDERKQKYDFSDPYIVSKAVLIVSEDNTDIHKFADLKGKKSGQSLTSNLTQIAKSNGAEIVATEGFNQAIDLLTSKRVDATVNDGLSYLDLKKQKPDAPIKKVDESPDASHSAAVFNKGSEDLIKEVNKALADMKADGTYLKISEKYFGADVSK, encoded by the coding sequence ATGAAAAAATTTAGTTTTTTGCCGATTGTACTCATCGTGATGGCATTGCTGGTTTCGGCCTGCGGTAACAACGATAAAGGCGCCAGTACCCATAATGCATCTACCGGAGAAAACGGATCTAATAATGGAAAAGCAGATACCACTGCTACAGCTACTCTTGAATCTGTAAAAGCAAGCGGCAAGCTAAGAATTGGCATGGAAGGCACCTATGCTCCGTTTACCTACCATGATGCTGCTGGTAAACTGACGGGCTTCGATGTCGATATTGCGACCGAAGTGAGCAAACGCCTGGGTGTACAACCGGAGTTTATCGAGACGCAATGGGACGGCATATTCGCAGGGTTGAACTCCAAGCGGTTTGACACAGTGTTCAATGAAGTATCCATTACAGACGAGCGCAAGCAAAAATATGATTTTTCCGATCCGTACATTGTCTCCAAGGCAGTTCTGATCGTAAGCGAAGACAATACAGACATCCATAAATTTGCTGATCTAAAAGGGAAAAAGTCCGGGCAATCCCTGACCAGCAACCTGACTCAAATCGCGAAAAGCAACGGTGCGGAAATTGTGGCAACAGAGGGATTTAACCAAGCCATTGACCTCCTCACTTCCAAACGGGTGGATGCGACCGTCAATGATGGATTATCCTATCTCGATCTGAAAAAGCAAAAGCCAGACGCACCCATCAAAAAGGTGGACGAATCTCCAGATGCTTCACACAGCGCAGCTGTATTCAATAAAGGCAGCGAAGATTTGATCAAGGAAGTAAACAAAGCGCTGGCTGATATGAAGGCTGACGGTACGTACCTGAAAATTTCCGAGAAATATTTTGGAGCCGACGTATCCAAATAA
- a CDS encoding MFS transporter yields MDTQNSTLSSTSPEGSPSAWATFTSPLKQSKAFTLLWLGHWIAMLGSSVTTVILPLVIYSLTGSTTIMGLAMTVYMLPNVLILPFAGMIVDRIDRIRLLLFTNIARFGLMFIAAVLMFTGGMKLPFLFVGLALYGLMDGIFNPAYSALRAQVFTPDIRNAANALSQISIQAVRLLGPPLGGFIVSFSSPGVGFGLDSIAYLISFACFWMLSAHLASIIGKGQVDPEQQDQGGQHFLKDFIAGFTILKSHPWLWITILAFSFINICYSGIIAVLIPWLFKVHHGYNPVVYGIAMASSGIGAMLGAFVYGSRKHWKHRGLLAYIGAFVSGLALLLLSVVTWMPGLIMSMMLEGFGIMIFAIIWETSLQELVPAESFGRVASLDLMFSFALLPVGYLAVGAVADKLGGMFTMGMFATIGMCIVLGVLSVPHIRRFQ; encoded by the coding sequence ATGGATACCCAGAATTCAACCTTATCCTCTACTTCACCTGAAGGCAGTCCCTCGGCCTGGGCTACCTTCACTTCACCCTTAAAACAATCCAAAGCGTTCACCTTGTTGTGGCTTGGACATTGGATCGCAATGTTGGGGAGCTCAGTCACCACAGTCATTTTGCCACTGGTTATCTATTCCCTAACAGGCTCGACTACTATCATGGGACTGGCGATGACGGTTTATATGCTGCCTAATGTACTTATTCTGCCTTTCGCAGGAATGATTGTGGACAGAATTGACCGAATCCGTCTCCTTCTGTTTACGAATATCGCCCGGTTTGGGCTGATGTTCATTGCGGCCGTGCTGATGTTTACGGGCGGGATGAAATTGCCGTTTCTATTCGTTGGCCTAGCGTTATACGGATTGATGGACGGTATCTTTAATCCCGCTTATTCTGCCTTACGTGCACAGGTGTTCACACCGGACATACGCAATGCAGCCAACGCGCTTAGCCAGATTAGTATACAAGCCGTCCGTCTACTTGGTCCTCCGTTAGGAGGCTTCATTGTATCTTTTTCCTCACCGGGTGTGGGCTTTGGGCTGGATTCTATCGCTTATCTGATATCTTTTGCCTGTTTTTGGATGCTGAGCGCTCATTTGGCCTCCATCATCGGCAAAGGTCAGGTAGATCCAGAACAGCAAGATCAGGGGGGACAGCATTTTCTCAAGGATTTTATCGCAGGCTTTACCATTCTCAAAAGCCATCCTTGGCTATGGATTACGATTCTTGCCTTTTCATTCATTAATATTTGTTATTCAGGCATTATCGCTGTACTCATTCCATGGCTGTTCAAGGTTCATCATGGCTACAATCCAGTCGTATATGGCATTGCGATGGCAAGTAGCGGTATTGGCGCCATGTTGGGGGCCTTTGTGTATGGATCACGCAAGCATTGGAAGCATCGTGGCCTGCTCGCTTACATAGGAGCTTTTGTCAGCGGTCTTGCTTTACTACTGTTGTCTGTAGTCACTTGGATGCCAGGACTGATTATGAGCATGATGCTCGAAGGGTTTGGCATTATGATATTTGCGATTATCTGGGAGACGAGCCTTCAGGAATTAGTCCCAGCCGAGTCTTTTGGACGTGTAGCTAGTCTGGATCTAATGTTTTCCTTTGCCCTGCTCCCTGTCGGCTATCTGGCAGTAGGTGCTGTGGCGGATAAGCTTGGTGGTATGTTCACCATGGGTATGTTTGCAACCATCGGCATGTGTATCGTGCTAGGCGTTCTGAGTGTTCCTCATATCAGGCGTTTTCAATAG
- a CDS encoding GlsB/YeaQ/YmgE family stress response membrane protein, producing MSWLWALIVGGIIGWLAGIIAGRDVPGGVIGNIIAGFIGAWLGSLILGNWGPEIGSFYIVPALIGAIVLVVIVSLIFRSVGRTRG from the coding sequence ATGAGTTGGTTATGGGCATTGATTGTTGGTGGTATTATTGGTTGGTTGGCAGGAATTATTGCAGGTCGTGATGTTCCGGGTGGCGTGATAGGTAACATCATCGCTGGTTTTATCGGCGCATGGTTGGGTAGCTTGATTCTGGGAAACTGGGGTCCTGAAATCGGATCATTCTACATCGTTCCTGCATTAATTGGTGCGATTGTGCTGGTCGTGATTGTAAGCTTGATCTTCCGTTCCGTTGGACGGACTAGAGGCTAA
- a CDS encoding YkgJ family cysteine cluster protein codes for MECRVGCAACCIAITISSPIPGMPDGKPAGVPCPQLTSDYRCRLFGKPERPVVCSGFHADEDTCGSTNERAYQLLRELEESTLPGKT; via the coding sequence CTGGAGTGTCGAGTAGGATGTGCCGCGTGCTGCATTGCCATTACGATTTCTTCCCCTATTCCCGGCATGCCAGATGGAAAACCAGCTGGTGTTCCTTGCCCTCAGCTAACTTCCGATTACCGTTGCCGATTGTTTGGCAAACCTGAGCGCCCAGTTGTGTGCAGTGGGTTCCATGCTGATGAGGATACGTGCGGAAGCACTAATGAAAGAGCATATCAGCTACTGAGAGAGCTAGAGGAGTCAACTTTACCGGGTAAAACTTAA
- a CDS encoding acetylxylan esterase, with protein sequence MNVIEKRIAELKQYRPDLTAPNDIDLFWAKTLEEVHAKPVHAFKTLVETPYPHILAYRVTFEGVDDTPLHAWYVRPRFAGDQKLPCIVLFHGYTGGKGYPEDYSSWLMLGFAVLAVDVRGQGGETGDRLVDAHGTVKGWVTKGILDKDTCYYKTITTDALRAVDWVAEQSDVDSAKIAISGASQGGGLSLMVAALSDKAAISVADIPNMCHMDFGMMNSTSSLTEAAEFANRFPEHLEQVLHTLSYFDVMNLAHRIRIPIMVSVGFKDTVCMPETIFAAYNRIESPKTIEIYPFTGHWVEGFQRRKTVEFLVQHFS encoded by the coding sequence ATGAATGTTATTGAAAAAAGAATTGCCGAATTGAAGCAATATCGACCCGATCTTACCGCCCCGAATGATATAGATTTATTCTGGGCCAAAACACTGGAAGAAGTCCACGCCAAACCTGTACATGCGTTCAAAACTCTCGTAGAAACGCCATATCCTCATATTCTTGCCTACCGGGTTACTTTTGAGGGTGTCGATGATACGCCTCTGCATGCCTGGTATGTACGCCCCCGATTTGCCGGAGATCAAAAGCTGCCATGTATCGTTCTGTTTCATGGCTATACAGGCGGAAAAGGCTATCCTGAAGATTATTCCTCCTGGCTTATGCTTGGCTTTGCTGTATTGGCAGTAGATGTACGTGGTCAAGGTGGAGAAACGGGAGACCGTCTGGTTGATGCTCATGGTACGGTTAAAGGCTGGGTAACGAAAGGAATATTGGACAAAGATACCTGCTACTACAAAACGATTACAACTGATGCCCTTAGAGCCGTAGATTGGGTAGCGGAGCAGTCGGATGTCGATTCGGCTAAAATCGCAATCAGTGGCGCCAGTCAGGGCGGAGGACTTTCATTAATGGTGGCTGCGCTCAGCGATAAAGCTGCTATTTCAGTAGCGGATATCCCCAATATGTGTCATATGGATTTTGGTATGATGAATTCTACCAGTTCGCTGACGGAAGCAGCTGAATTTGCTAACCGATTTCCGGAGCATTTGGAGCAGGTGCTACATACATTAAGTTATTTTGACGTGATGAATCTTGCTCATCGTATTCGTATCCCGATCATGGTATCGGTAGGGTTCAAGGATACTGTGTGTATGCCAGAGACGATTTTCGCCGCTTATAACCGTATTGAATCACCGAAAACGATTGAAATTTATCCGTTTACCGGACATTGGGTTGAAGGCTTTCAAAGACGTAAAACAGTTGAATTTTTAGTGCAGCATTTTTCATAA
- a CDS encoding DUF3817 domain-containing protein codes for MLRTPLGRVRLMLWIQAIAYLAILFTHQPLQAAGMAQAVMVIGNIYRVSFLLLLVALIYGKTALHWSIRRPLFIMFASFIPFGLMIMDFVWVRKWTGDSAAEQRAAS; via the coding sequence GTGTTAAGAACACCTTTAGGGCGTGTCCGACTCATGCTCTGGATTCAAGCTATAGCTTATTTGGCGATACTATTCACCCACCAGCCGCTGCAAGCAGCGGGCATGGCCCAGGCGGTTATGGTGATTGGTAACATATACCGGGTGAGCTTTTTGTTGCTCCTCGTTGCTTTGATCTATGGGAAAACAGCACTGCATTGGTCTATACGGCGGCCTCTTTTTATTATGTTTGCCTCCTTCATTCCGTTTGGTCTGATGATTATGGATTTTGTTTGGGTGCGAAAATGGACAGGGGATTCGGCAGCAGAACAGCGAGCTGCATCGTAA
- a CDS encoding LLM class flavin-dependent oxidoreductase has product MLKLGILDQSHIPEGGTAQDALSNTTDLAREADQLGYSRYWVSEHHASKTLAHSSPEVLIAHLAAHTSRIRVGSGGIMLPHYSAYKVAENFRLLEALHPGRIDLGIGRAPGGLPLATRALQEGKYQSVEQYPQQILDLIDYFHDSVPDNHRFAGLHASPMISTVPELWLLGSSGESARLAAMMGASYAFAQFFGTPGGVEATARYHEQFQPSILGDKPHSMAAVTVACAETEEEAEQLASSASLYFLLLMQGKEMSSLPSVKTAMSYPYTELDRERLRQSAAWRVVGTPEQCKEQLLRLAEQYRTDELLVVSSIHDFDKRVQSYRLLAKAFDLV; this is encoded by the coding sequence ATGCTTAAACTGGGTATACTGGACCAGTCTCATATTCCTGAAGGCGGTACTGCTCAGGATGCATTATCCAATACAACAGATTTAGCCCGCGAAGCTGACCAACTGGGGTACAGCCGTTATTGGGTATCCGAACATCATGCTTCCAAAACACTAGCGCATTCCAGCCCTGAGGTGCTGATTGCGCATTTGGCTGCTCACACATCACGCATTCGTGTGGGTTCAGGCGGTATTATGCTGCCACACTATAGCGCGTATAAAGTCGCCGAAAACTTCCGTTTGCTGGAGGCACTCCATCCAGGACGTATCGACCTGGGAATAGGGCGGGCTCCCGGCGGTTTACCGCTTGCTACTCGCGCCCTGCAGGAAGGCAAGTACCAATCTGTCGAACAATATCCACAGCAGATTCTCGATTTAATCGACTACTTCCATGATTCGGTGCCTGACAATCATCGGTTTGCCGGTCTTCATGCCTCCCCGATGATATCGACCGTTCCTGAATTATGGTTGCTCGGCTCCAGCGGAGAGAGCGCCCGATTGGCTGCGATGATGGGGGCCTCCTATGCCTTTGCCCAATTTTTCGGGACTCCAGGCGGTGTAGAAGCTACTGCACGTTACCACGAGCAATTTCAGCCTTCGATCCTGGGTGATAAGCCCCATTCCATGGCGGCAGTTACGGTGGCCTGCGCTGAAACCGAAGAAGAGGCTGAGCAGCTGGCGTCCAGTGCTAGTTTGTATTTCCTTTTGCTCATGCAAGGTAAAGAAATGAGTTCTCTTCCGTCGGTGAAAACAGCAATGTCCTATCCATACACAGAGTTGGATCGTGAGCGGCTGCGTCAGTCCGCAGCATGGCGTGTTGTTGGTACCCCTGAACAGTGTAAGGAACAGCTACTAAGACTGGCTGAGCAATATCGTACCGATGAGTTACTGGTCGTTTCATCCATTCATGACTTTGATAAACGTGTTCAGTCCTACCGTCTGCTGGCCAAAGCTTTTGATTTGGTATAG